A DNA window from Mucilaginibacter xinganensis contains the following coding sequences:
- a CDS encoding AraC family transcriptional regulator, which produces MPQKEAKTTPKILYSCYSNISREGEQFIGDHILGYIISGSTDLYVGGKSYVFNEGDFRFLRKNQLAKFSKHPPKGGEFKTISIVMDKETLGSLSEELALQTPQPYTGDSAMMLQPAPLLKNYIDSLAPYMDGSGNDNKMLTTLKVKEAIMILLQTNPALKNTLFDFSEPGKIDLEAYMNEHYKFNVDIRRFAYLTGRSLATFKRDFEKIFHTSPNRWLQQKRLNDAYFLIKEKGWKTSDVFMEVGFKDFSHFSFAFKKAYGIAPSRLI; this is translated from the coding sequence ATGCCGCAAAAGGAAGCCAAAACAACACCCAAAATCCTTTACTCCTGCTATTCAAATATCAGCAGAGAGGGAGAGCAATTTATAGGTGATCATATTTTAGGCTACATTATTTCAGGAAGCACAGACCTTTATGTGGGCGGCAAAAGCTATGTTTTTAACGAGGGCGATTTCAGGTTTCTTCGTAAAAACCAGCTGGCCAAGTTTTCCAAACACCCGCCAAAGGGTGGCGAGTTTAAAACGATATCCATTGTTATGGATAAAGAAACCCTGGGCAGCCTAAGCGAAGAACTGGCCCTGCAAACGCCACAACCATATACCGGTGATAGCGCCATGATGTTGCAGCCCGCTCCTCTTTTAAAAAACTATATCGATTCATTAGCGCCATATATGGATGGCTCTGGTAATGATAATAAAATGCTGACCACCTTAAAGGTGAAAGAAGCTATAATGATATTACTGCAAACCAACCCAGCACTAAAGAATACCCTGTTTGATTTTAGCGAACCAGGTAAAATTGACTTGGAGGCCTATATGAACGAGCATTATAAATTCAACGTTGACATACGCCGTTTTGCTTATTTAACCGGTCGCAGCCTGGCTACCTTTAAACGCGATTTTGAAAAAATATTCCATACCTCGCCCAACCGCTGGTTGCAGCAAAAACGCCTCAACGATGCCTACTTTCTGATCAAAGAAAAGGGATGGAAAACTTCAGACGTGTTTATGGAAGTCGGCTTTAAAGATTTCTCACACTTTTCATTCGCGTTTAAGAAAGCGTACGGTATAGCACCCTCAAGGCTAATTTAA
- a CDS encoding QcrA and Rieske domain-containing protein, with protein sequence MDRKEFFSIVGVGAASALVMSCVGCSKSSDSGKSSVTGPTGVNFTLDLTLAANAALLNNGGYLAANGVLVAKTSAGAYIAVQQSCTHQNYPLVYEGSSQQFFCNNHGSAFSEKGVVLNSPANRNLTVYNTLVTGTSLKVYS encoded by the coding sequence ATGGATCGGAAAGAATTTTTTTCAATAGTAGGTGTAGGTGCCGCTTCGGCCCTGGTAATGAGTTGCGTTGGGTGTTCAAAAAGTTCTGATTCCGGAAAATCATCAGTAACGGGGCCTACAGGAGTAAATTTTACCTTAGATCTTACTTTAGCCGCAAACGCAGCGCTGCTTAATAACGGTGGTTACCTTGCTGCCAACGGCGTTTTAGTGGCGAAGACCAGCGCCGGCGCCTATATTGCTGTGCAGCAATCATGCACACATCAAAACTACCCTTTGGTATATGAGGGATCAAGCCAGCAGTTTTTCTGCAATAATCACGGATCTGCATTTTCAGAAAAAGGTGTTGTTTTAAATTCACCGGCAAACAGAAACCTTACAGTATATAATACGTTAGTTACAGGAACTTCGTTAAAAGTTTATTCATAA
- a CDS encoding thioredoxin family protein, which yields MKLLAFIFIAFIANTPWLGDFNQAETQAQKEHKRILINFSGSDWCGPCIRLRKEILESTEFDNFASDHLVLVRADFPRQKKNQLDKEQVKRNEALADKYNPDGKFPFTVLVDENGKILKEWDGFPNESATQFIEQINPLVTSSR from the coding sequence ATGAAATTATTAGCATTTATTTTTATAGCATTTATTGCAAACACACCCTGGCTAGGTGATTTTAACCAGGCTGAAACACAGGCGCAAAAAGAACATAAGCGCATCCTGATCAATTTTTCAGGATCAGACTGGTGCGGGCCCTGTATCCGCCTGCGTAAAGAGATCTTGGAATCAACAGAATTTGACAATTTTGCTTCTGATCATCTTGTTTTAGTACGCGCCGATTTCCCGCGTCAAAAGAAAAACCAGTTGGATAAAGAACAGGTAAAACGCAATGAAGCATTAGCAGATAAATATAACCCTGACGGCAAATTTCCTTTTACGGTATTGGTTGACGAGAACGGCAAAATATTAAAAGAATGGGATGGCTTTCCAAATGAGTCGGCAACTCAGTTTATTGAGCAAATTAATCCTTTGGTAACCAGCAGCCGCTAA
- a CDS encoding FAD:protein FMN transferase: MVNVHRRVLKLMGNRFEISIVVDDVVLAEAHIDAAIDEIRRIEKLLTTFSDDSQTNEINRNAGIKPVRVDEEVFSLVARSLKISSITQGSFDITYGSIDKSLWNFDINMKALPDAETARESVRLINYQNVLLDAENSTVFLKEKGMRIGFGGIGKGYAADKAKNLLQQRGVASGIVNAAGDLVTWGTQPSGKAWTIAIADPDQSSTPFSTLNISNMAIATSGNYEKYAVINGKRYSHTIDPKTGLPVGGIKSVSIICPSAELADAMATPVMVMGVKVGLDLINQLPQMACVIIDDYSRVHHSKNINLKN; encoded by the coding sequence ATGGTCAATGTACACCGTCGCGTTTTAAAGTTAATGGGCAACCGCTTTGAAATCAGCATTGTGGTTGATGATGTTGTTTTGGCCGAAGCGCACATAGACGCTGCAATAGATGAGATCAGACGGATAGAAAAGCTGCTTACTACTTTCAGCGACGACAGCCAGACAAATGAAATAAACCGGAACGCGGGGATAAAACCGGTAAGAGTTGACGAGGAGGTATTCAGCCTGGTTGCGCGTTCGTTAAAAATATCATCCATAACACAGGGCTCATTCGATATTACTTATGGGTCCATTGATAAAAGCCTTTGGAACTTTGATATTAACATGAAGGCACTCCCTGATGCCGAAACGGCAAGGGAATCAGTAAGATTGATCAATTATCAAAATGTGCTGCTTGATGCCGAAAACAGCACGGTGTTTTTAAAGGAAAAAGGAATGCGGATTGGTTTTGGGGGAATAGGCAAGGGATACGCTGCCGACAAGGCAAAAAACTTACTGCAGCAACGAGGCGTTGCAAGCGGGATAGTAAATGCAGCAGGTGACCTTGTTACCTGGGGTACACAACCCAGCGGCAAAGCATGGACGATAGCGATTGCTGACCCCGACCAGAGCAGCACGCCTTTTTCTACATTAAATATCAGCAATATGGCCATAGCTACATCAGGTAATTATGAAAAATATGCCGTTATAAACGGGAAACGATACTCACATACTATTGATCCGAAAACCGGTCTTCCTGTTGGCGGCATCAAGAGTGTTAGCATTATTTGCCCAAGCGCAGAGCTGGCCGATGCAATGGCCACCCCGGTAATGGTAATGGGCGTTAAAGTAGGGCTTGATTTGATCAACCAACTGCCGCAAATGGCCTGCGTAATTATTGATGATTACAGCAGGGTACATCATTCAAAGAACATCAACTTAAAAAATTAA
- a CDS encoding DUF4266 domain-containing protein → MTKKKSLVLSFFSLGFVCLLASCSSVKQYQKNRLNDAEMELSARKAQKFEQSFQLYREGASGANGGKSGGGCGCN, encoded by the coding sequence ATGACAAAGAAAAAAAGCCTGGTGCTTTCCTTTTTTAGCCTTGGATTTGTTTGCCTGCTTGCTTCATGCAGCTCAGTAAAACAGTACCAAAAAAACAGGCTAAACGATGCAGAGATGGAGCTCTCTGCACGCAAAGCACAAAAATTTGAGCAAAGCTTTCAGTTATATCGCGAAGGTGCATCAGGTGCCAATGGCGGCAAAAGCGGCGGTGGCTGCGGTTGTAATTAA
- a CDS encoding DUF3570 domain-containing protein — translation MRKIYLGVLALYLGILSSHAQTTTTTPPAVADSSNYQTRKLKVDEINFVSAFYHQNGNNSAVTGGIGTEKLSDFANTLDVQLSKYNKAGRKNTFLFELGVDHYTSASSDKIDPYSVSSASSQDTRVYPSLNWTQSNDKTGNAFGFTGSYSHEFDYQSFGAGFNLTRVSADKNTQFDFKANVFLDTWKVILPVELRPPGYGSGSHRDDNRPVDSKPRNSFSTAFSLSQVISTRLQGLFIVEPSYQKGLLATDYQRVYFNGDFATGAGPNGDVYNERIESLPGSRYKLPIGVRFNYFLDDHFIIRTFYRYYMDNWGIRANTAEVEVPVKLTSFVSLSPFYRYTDQHGTRYFAPYGQHSVTEKYYTSDYDLSTFHSNFVGLNVRLAPPNGVFGWQHLNMLEFRLGHYVRSTGLNSNIATVNLKFK, via the coding sequence ATGAGAAAAATATATTTAGGTGTACTGGCTTTATATTTAGGCATATTGTCGTCGCACGCACAAACAACAACAACAACACCACCAGCTGTTGCAGACAGTTCAAATTATCAGACGCGTAAGCTTAAAGTTGATGAAATAAACTTTGTGTCTGCTTTTTATCATCAAAATGGCAATAATTCAGCAGTAACCGGTGGGATTGGAACCGAAAAATTAAGCGATTTTGCCAACACACTTGATGTGCAGCTATCAAAGTACAATAAAGCAGGCCGCAAAAACACGTTTTTATTTGAATTGGGTGTTGATCATTATACTTCTGCTTCATCGGATAAAATTGATCCGTATAGTGTATCATCTGCTTCAAGCCAGGACACCAGGGTTTACCCATCTCTTAACTGGACACAATCAAACGATAAAACAGGTAATGCCTTTGGGTTTACCGGTTCATACTCACATGAATTTGACTACCAGTCGTTCGGTGCAGGTTTTAATTTAACCAGGGTGTCTGCCGATAAAAACACACAGTTTGACTTTAAGGCGAATGTATTTTTAGATACCTGGAAAGTGATCCTCCCTGTTGAATTACGTCCGCCGGGTTACGGATCAGGATCGCACCGGGATGATAACCGGCCGGTTGACAGTAAACCAAGAAACTCTTTCAGTACAGCATTTTCCCTTTCGCAGGTAATCAGCACCAGGCTGCAGGGCTTGTTTATTGTTGAACCATCCTACCAAAAAGGGTTATTGGCTACAGACTACCAGCGGGTTTATTTTAATGGCGATTTTGCAACAGGCGCAGGGCCGAATGGCGACGTTTATAACGAGCGGATAGAGAGCCTTCCGGGAAGCCGCTATAAACTGCCAATAGGCGTAAGGTTTAACTATTTTCTTGACGATCACTTCATCATCCGTACGTTTTACCGGTATTATATGGATAACTGGGGAATCAGGGCCAATACAGCGGAGGTTGAGGTGCCCGTTAAGCTAACTTCTTTTGTGTCGCTTAGTCCTTTTTACAGGTACACCGATCAACATGGTACCCGGTACTTTGCCCCATACGGGCAGCACAGCGTTACCGAGAAGTACTACACAAGTGATTATGACCTTTCAACGTTTCACAGCAATTTTGTTGGGCTTAACGTAAGGCTGGCACCGCCTAACGGCGTATTTGGCTGGCAGCATTTAAATATGCTCGAGTTCAGGCTTGGCCATTATGTGCGTTCAACCGGGTTAAACTCAAACATAGCAACGGTGAACCTTAAATTTAAATAA
- a CDS encoding cytochrome b/b6 domain-containing protein, which produces MVTIEPKRRDIQHPGKNKKYSAPLRFWHWLNAIVITGSLLTVLLNSTLLKTRKNAAFIKGQLHEAGANVTDDQARSVAHELSDKVWAIHTYLGYGLAALVLFRILLEFFQLADQKLIRKIKIAYNDFFVIKKNRELAKHEFWVKTIYAVFYLFIITMAVTGLCLAFEDDVPALKAIHAIREIHQFTMYLILAFITVHLAGIFLAERKDSAGITSDMINGGR; this is translated from the coding sequence ATGGTAACAATTGAGCCTAAGCGCAGGGATATACAACATCCTGGTAAAAACAAAAAATATTCGGCGCCATTGCGTTTCTGGCATTGGTTAAATGCGATAGTAATCACAGGTTCGTTGCTTACAGTACTGCTTAATTCAACGTTATTAAAAACACGCAAAAACGCAGCGTTTATTAAAGGTCAGCTGCATGAGGCAGGCGCTAATGTAACGGATGACCAGGCAAGGTCTGTCGCACATGAACTGAGTGATAAAGTTTGGGCAATACACACCTATTTAGGGTACGGTTTGGCCGCGTTGGTTTTGTTCCGCATCCTGCTTGAATTTTTTCAACTGGCTGATCAAAAGCTGATCCGCAAAATTAAAATAGCTTATAATGATTTTTTTGTAATTAAGAAAAACAGGGAGCTGGCGAAGCACGAGTTTTGGGTTAAAACAATTTATGCCGTTTTTTACCTCTTTATAATAACTATGGCCGTTACCGGTTTATGCCTTGCTTTTGAAGATGATGTGCCTGCGCTTAAGGCCATTCACGCCATTCGCGAAATCCATCAATTTACGATGTATCTGATCCTTGCGTTTATTACAGTGCATCTTGCAGGCATTTTCTTAGCCGAGCGTAAAGACAGTGCCGGCATTACCTCCGATATGATAAACGGCGGCCGATAG
- a CDS encoding transporter, producing MLGANLQAQDNYEIQVYGSETVEKGSTMLELHSNFTFDGSKTVADGVLPTNHVFHETIEITHGWTPWFETGFYFFNTIGSDGRTGYVGSHIRPRVAVPESWKWPVGVSLSLEFGFQKVQYAANTSSLEIRPIVDKRWGKWYVSVNPTLEQSFKGPDQNLGLIFSPNIKGSYDVSKVVSLGLEYYGSTGPFFSYYPIQEEQHQLFIATDLNFNPNWEFNAGYGFGLTDSADKSIFKIILGRRF from the coding sequence ATGTTAGGTGCAAACCTACAAGCACAGGATAATTATGAGATCCAGGTTTACGGATCAGAAACCGTTGAAAAAGGAAGCACAATGCTGGAACTGCACAGCAATTTTACCTTTGATGGCAGTAAAACTGTTGCTGACGGCGTTTTGCCTACCAACCATGTTTTTCACGAAACCATTGAAATAACCCATGGCTGGACGCCATGGTTCGAAACGGGATTTTATTTTTTTAATACCATAGGTAGCGATGGGCGCACAGGCTATGTCGGGTCGCATATCAGGCCCAGGGTAGCGGTGCCTGAAAGCTGGAAGTGGCCTGTAGGCGTAAGTTTATCATTGGAGTTTGGTTTTCAGAAGGTGCAATATGCTGCCAATACCAGTTCGTTAGAAATAAGGCCAATTGTTGATAAGCGGTGGGGTAAATGGTACGTTTCAGTAAACCCAACTTTAGAACAGAGCTTTAAAGGGCCGGATCAAAACCTCGGACTGATCTTTTCGCCAAACATTAAAGGCAGTTATGATGTTTCGAAAGTGGTTTCCCTTGGATTGGAATATTATGGAAGTACAGGGCCATTTTTTAGTTATTATCCAATACAGGAGGAGCAGCACCAGTTATTCATAGCAACTGATTTAAACTTTAACCCTAACTGGGAGTTTAACGCAGGCTACGGTTTTGGCCTTACCGATAGCGCAGACAAATCAATTTTCAAAATAATATTGGGCCGCCGTTTTTAA
- a CDS encoding response regulator transcription factor, whose amino-acid sequence MKLLIVEDEPGLRESIEKYFTEEGSICETSNTLESALQKIAIYEYDCIILDIGLPDGEGFAILDYLKLHNKQDCVLIISARNSLDDKIKGLNIGADDYITKPFHLAELKARLLAIFRRKAFGSTNVLNYKEISIDLLGRNVSIDEKNIVLTRKEYEMLLYFIANKGKVISKNAIAEHLWGDEMDMLDSFDFIYTHIKNLRKKLSDISGKDYFASVYGVGYKFV is encoded by the coding sequence TTGAAACTCCTGATAGTTGAAGATGAGCCCGGTCTGCGCGAGAGCATAGAGAAATACTTTACCGAAGAGGGAAGTATCTGCGAAACAAGCAATACCCTTGAATCTGCACTCCAAAAAATCGCTATTTATGAATACGATTGTATTATACTGGATATTGGTTTACCGGACGGGGAAGGGTTTGCCATACTTGATTATTTAAAATTACACAACAAGCAGGACTGTGTGCTGATCATCTCGGCCCGGAACTCATTAGACGATAAAATCAAAGGGCTTAACATTGGGGCGGACGATTACATCACCAAGCCCTTTCATTTGGCTGAATTAAAAGCACGGCTACTAGCTATTTTTCGCAGAAAAGCATTCGGCAGCACCAACGTACTCAATTATAAAGAGATAAGCATTGACCTTTTGGGGCGAAATGTGAGTATTGATGAAAAAAACATTGTTCTTACCCGGAAAGAATACGAAATGCTGCTGTATTTTATTGCTAACAAAGGAAAGGTGATCTCGAAAAATGCCATAGCGGAACACCTGTGGGGGGACGAAATGGATATGCTGGATAGCTTTGATTTTATTTATACGCATATTAAAAACCTCAGAAAAAAACTGTCAGATATTTCTGGTAAAGACTATTTCGCGTCCGTTTATGGTGTGGGCTATAAATTTGTTTAA
- a CDS encoding sensor histidine kinase produces the protein MKLAAHYNKASIIISVTVLFISGLIYYFVINRIAREQLDSNLSEEIGEVVDYVNQNQRLPKSVDFDEDLTTFAKTNLAKFDTKYFDTPYQNPREKKVEAGRAVSTLIKCKGENFIVTIVVSREDTEYLIQIIFIITLSLTTVLLTVLIITNRYILNGLWRPFYYILNQVKSFNVSDNKKMDIIEAKADEFRELGEAVSTMSSRVTSDYHGLKTFTENASHEIMTPLAVITSKLDTLIQDETLGPDQFAQITDIYSATNKLSRLNQSLLLLVKIDNNLLHETEKLNVKTIIREKIQQFNELIQNKNIELDYMLDDVDIIANRYLTDVLINNLFSNAIRHNKLHGQIKITLAGNKLLFQNSGDPSPLREATIFTRFHKGRSSDGTGLGLAIMKNICNQRNFDLKYEYLNDLHSFEITF, from the coding sequence ATGAAATTAGCAGCGCATTATAATAAAGCGAGTATCATTATTAGCGTTACTGTATTATTCATATCCGGACTGATATATTATTTTGTTATTAACCGGATTGCCCGTGAACAACTGGACAGTAACCTGTCTGAAGAAATAGGAGAAGTAGTTGATTACGTAAACCAGAACCAGCGACTGCCAAAATCTGTTGATTTTGACGAGGACCTCACCACCTTTGCTAAAACAAACCTGGCTAAATTTGATACCAAATACTTTGATACCCCTTACCAAAATCCGCGGGAGAAAAAAGTGGAAGCCGGGCGTGCTGTTTCCACCCTTATCAAATGCAAAGGCGAAAACTTTATTGTTACCATTGTGGTGTCACGCGAAGACACAGAATATCTTATTCAAATTATATTCATTATTACTTTATCATTAACTACTGTATTATTAACGGTACTGATAATAACCAACCGATATATTTTGAACGGCCTTTGGCGTCCTTTTTATTACATATTAAACCAAGTAAAAAGCTTCAATGTGTCTGATAATAAAAAGATGGATATTATCGAAGCAAAGGCAGATGAATTCAGGGAGTTGGGTGAGGCCGTGTCAACCATGTCATCAAGGGTAACCTCAGACTATCACGGGTTAAAAACCTTTACAGAAAATGCCTCACACGAGATAATGACGCCTTTGGCTGTTATTACTTCGAAGCTGGATACACTGATACAGGATGAAACATTGGGGCCAGACCAATTTGCCCAAATAACAGATATTTACTCCGCAACCAATAAGCTTTCCCGTTTAAACCAGTCGCTTTTATTACTGGTAAAAATTGATAATAATTTATTGCATGAAACAGAAAAGCTAAATGTAAAAACCATTATCCGGGAAAAAATCCAACAGTTTAATGAGCTGATTCAAAATAAAAATATTGAGTTGGACTATATGCTTGATGATGTCGACATTATTGCAAACAGGTATTTAACTGATGTATTGATCAATAACCTTTTCAGTAATGCAATACGGCATAATAAATTGCATGGACAAATAAAAATAACGCTGGCAGGCAACAAATTGCTGTTTCAAAATTCCGGCGATCCTTCTCCCCTTCGGGAAGCAACTATTTTTACACGTTTTCATAAAGGGAGATCGTCAGACGGCACCGGTTTAGGCCTGGCCATTATGAAAAACATTTGTAATCAGCGTAATTTTGACTTAAAGTATGAATATCTGAATGACCTCCATTCTTTCGAAATAACTTTTTGA
- a CDS encoding PAS domain-containing sensor histidine kinase, giving the protein MAAKGNKQNSKNTFNLELFFDMSPDLLCIAGYDGYFKRINPTVSKVLEYTNEELLAKPIHEFIYHEDKHLTAGHRENLLNDVPLLNFENRYVTKSGGIVWLHWTSMPIESEKVVFAIARNVTHKKRIEDDRNLLLTNLTELNNDLKQLAYMTSHDLRAPVSNLISVFSLLDVSKIEDQETLEFIEMMRTTTDSLKVTLNNFVDNLIEKNNLGVTVAEISFNECLTSALQPLQSLVKNSRAVLRVDFSAAEKVEFNKGYLESIFLNLISNSIKYSKPDSFPNISICTKRVNGRTRLIFSDGGMGFDMEKAKGKIFGFNQKFHEHTDSKGIGLYLVYNHVTSLGGQIAVESRINEGAKFTISFNG; this is encoded by the coding sequence ATGGCGGCTAAAGGGAACAAACAGAATTCAAAAAACACGTTTAATCTTGAGCTCTTTTTCGACATGTCACCTGACCTGCTTTGCATTGCGGGATATGATGGCTATTTTAAACGAATAAATCCCACCGTTTCAAAAGTGTTGGAATACACTAACGAAGAATTGCTGGCTAAACCCATTCACGAGTTTATTTACCATGAGGATAAGCATCTTACAGCAGGTCATCGGGAAAATCTGTTAAATGACGTTCCGCTGTTGAATTTTGAAAACAGGTATGTTACCAAAAGCGGGGGTATTGTTTGGTTGCACTGGACGTCGATGCCTATTGAGAGTGAAAAAGTTGTTTTTGCCATAGCAAGAAACGTTACCCATAAAAAAAGAATTGAAGACGACCGGAACTTACTGCTTACCAATCTAACTGAGCTTAACAATGATTTGAAGCAACTTGCTTACATGACATCGCATGATCTGAGGGCACCCGTAAGCAACCTTATTTCTGTTTTTAGCCTTCTGGATGTTTCAAAGATAGAAGATCAGGAAACACTCGAGTTTATAGAAATGATGAGGACAACTACCGATAGTTTAAAAGTTACCTTAAACAATTTTGTAGATAATTTAATTGAAAAAAACAACCTAGGCGTTACAGTTGCAGAGATAAGTTTCAATGAATGTTTAACTTCCGCATTGCAACCTTTGCAATCATTAGTTAAAAATTCAAGGGCGGTATTACGCGTTGACTTTTCAGCGGCTGAAAAGGTTGAATTTAATAAAGGTTACCTGGAAAGTATCTTTCTTAATTTAATCAGTAACTCAATAAAGTATTCAAAACCAGATAGTTTTCCAAATATCTCCATTTGTACTAAAAGGGTTAACGGGAGAACCCGGTTAATTTTTTCAGATGGCGGGATGGGGTTTGACATGGAGAAGGCTAAAGGCAAGATCTTTGGCTTTAATCAGAAATTTCATGAACATACCGACAGTAAGGGGATTGGCTTGTACCTGGTGTATAACCACGTCACGAGCCTGGGCGGCCAGATTGCTGTTGAAAGCAGGATAAATGAGGGTGCAAAATTTACAATATCTTTTAACGGATAG
- a CDS encoding sensor histidine kinase produces MKKVIIALTTIVLIATAAIGITHYYSVKILSAGRAYTYFESQYSKAEKDATRHLLSYIYSHEETDYLFFNNDISILKGDSIARDALTNGKDIKIARIGFLMGGNNKDDLPELIWFFQNFKNTSFFNKAVQQWHQADLLVAKLSQTGAFAHHKIQSGKPVDKEGLLLQINTISDELTIKQQNFSALLGNTSRIVDHYVFMADFLTVIVILISSALLGGLMLRKVHTSKKVIVEQNLALTDMNKRINKFVYTVTHDLRAPLSSLTGLISVLEKEKDIAKVPDYTGMMRESIDLQDKHIRDVLHTIRTDGGMTAELCNLGEIISSVISQNAFFSEGKKVKFLSELEVWQLKCNVTNLKTVFNNLISNAIKYADFSKPEQWVKVRSYKDNEHCVIEIEDNGVGIRPEQRNSIFNKFVKSGTNKKSMGLGLYFTRQAIEDMNGTITVRSLLGGGTSFIVSLPL; encoded by the coding sequence ATGAAAAAAGTAATTATAGCTTTAACTACAATTGTATTGATTGCCACGGCTGCAATCGGTATTACACACTACTATTCGGTAAAAATCTTGTCGGCCGGCAGGGCGTACACCTATTTTGAATCGCAATATTCAAAAGCCGAAAAAGATGCTACCCGGCATTTATTAAGCTACATCTATTCGCACGAGGAAACGGATTACCTTTTTTTCAACAATGACATCAGCATACTTAAAGGGGATAGCATTGCCAGGGACGCGCTAACTAACGGTAAAGACATTAAAATAGCACGCATTGGTTTTTTAATGGGCGGCAACAACAAAGATGATCTTCCTGAACTGATCTGGTTTTTTCAGAACTTTAAAAACACCAGTTTCTTTAACAAGGCAGTTCAGCAATGGCATCAGGCAGATCTATTGGTAGCAAAGCTGAGTCAAACAGGTGCGTTTGCCCATCATAAAATTCAATCGGGTAAGCCTGTTGACAAAGAAGGCCTTTTACTGCAAATAAATACCATATCTGACGAGCTGACCATAAAACAACAGAACTTTTCAGCGTTGCTTGGAAATACTTCGCGGATAGTTGATCATTATGTTTTTATGGCTGATTTTCTTACCGTTATTGTAATCCTCATCAGTTCTGCTTTACTTGGCGGCCTGATGTTGCGAAAAGTACATACATCAAAAAAGGTTATTGTTGAACAAAACCTTGCGCTTACGGACATGAATAAGCGTATAAATAAATTTGTTTACACAGTAACACACGATTTGCGGGCGCCATTATCTTCATTAACAGGCCTTATTTCGGTATTAGAAAAAGAAAAGGATATTGCTAAAGTCCCGGATTATACCGGAATGATGCGCGAAAGTATTGATTTGCAGGACAAACACATCCGGGATGTATTGCATACTATTCGTACCGATGGTGGTATGACTGCAGAGCTTTGTAATTTGGGCGAAATAATAAGCAGTGTGATAAGCCAAAACGCTTTCTTTTCCGAAGGAAAAAAGGTAAAGTTTTTAAGCGAACTTGAAGTTTGGCAGCTAAAATGTAATGTAACCAATTTAAAAACCGTATTTAACAATCTAATTTCAAACGCTATTAAATATGCTGATTTCAGCAAGCCGGAACAATGGGTGAAAGTGCGGTCATATAAAGACAATGAGCATTGCGTGATTGAAATAGAAGACAACGGAGTAGGTATAAGGCCAGAGCAGCGCAACAGCATTTTTAATAAATTTGTTAAATCGGGCACTAACAAAAAAAGCATGGGTCTTGGTCTTTATTTTACCAGGCAGGCTATTGAAGATATGAATGGCACTATAACAGTCAGATCGTTATTAGGCGGTGGTACCTCATTTATAGTTTCATTGCCTTTATAA